The genomic region CACCAGTCTCCCCTTTGATGTGGGAGCAACAGTGAGTCCTCAGGTTCCAATTGCAACAGTGGGAAGACTCCAAAGCCTTCAGGTCAGAACCTTTATCCCCGAGCGATTCATCTCCAGAGTAAAAATGGGAATGACAGCCAGGTTGAGCTTTGAAGCCTACCCCGGAGAAGAGTTTATGGCAGTGGTTACAGAGCTGAGTCCCGTGGTGGATTCGATCTCCAGAACCATGGAGATAAAACTGGACCTGACTGATAAGGATAAAAGAATCAAGGCGGGAATGTATGCAAAGATCAGCCTGGTAACTGAGGTGAAAGAGGACATCGTCCGCATACCTTCCGACTGTATCATAATCCGTTTCGGCGAGACATTTGTATTCACTATGGACGGAGAGGATCATGTTTCAAAAAGACTGATATCAGAAGGTATCCGGATCAACGGTGTTTCAGAAATAAGAGAAGGACTTGAAGTGGGAGAAACAATTATTTACCAGGGCCAGACCCTGCTGGATGACAAGGCTCCTGTCAAAGTTGTTCGTACAGTACAACCTCTGAAATAAAGGAAAATAAATGAGTATTTCCAAAACAATAGTCAATAGGCCAACCACCATCCTAATCCTTTTTGCAATATTGGTTGGTCTCGGTTTATATATAGTACCTCAGGTCCCCATTGACCTGTATCCGGAAATTAATCCGCCCATCCTCGTTATCTTTACAACCTACAGCGGTGCGGGTCCTGAAGAGATAGAACAGACCACAACCAGACCCCTCGAAGGGCAGATGGGGAATGTATCGGATGTGCAGAGGATAACATCCACTTCCTCCGAAGGTCTCAGTATGATTCTTCTGGAATTTGACTGGGATACAGACCTGTCAGCTGCGTCCCAGGATGTCAGGGACAAGCTTGAATTTATTAAAGACTTCCTCCCCGATGATGCAGCCAATCCCCAGATTTTCAAGTTTGACCCTGCCATGATGCCCATTATGGACCTGGTGGTAGACGGCAACAGAACGCCTGAAGAGATCAGATCCATAGCCGAAGATCAGATACAGCCCTATCTGGAACAGATACCCGGCGTTGCTACAACGATTATTACCGGTGGACGGGAAAAGGTAGTCCGTGTAGAAATATCCCAGAACCGTCTGGAAGCATACAATCTGAGTATTACTCAGGTGGCCCAGATGCTGGCTACACAGAATTTGCAGATAGGTGCCGGATCGGTTGAAGAGGGATCAAAAAAATACCTGATCCGTACTGCTGGTGAATACAAAAGCATTGAAGAGATCTCCAATGCGGTTATCTCCTATAAAATGTCCGGAGGTGTGACCAAAGATATCCGCCTCAGAGATATTGCCACTGTCTTCGAAGGTTATAAAGATGCCACCAACACAGTTTATATCAACGGTGAGCCGGGTATTTATATATCGATTCAGAAGCAGAGCGGCGTTAACTCAATTGAGACAGCAGACAATGTTGTAGCCAAGCTGGAACAGATCAATAAGAACCTTCCTCAGGACATGTCTGTACAGGTTATCAACAACACAACCGATATGATCCGGGGCTCTCTGGATCAGGTAACCAGCTCCGCCATAACCGGAGCAATACTGGCCATGGTCATCCTCTTTATCTTCCTGAGAAGCGTCAAGAGTACCCTGATCATCGGCCTCTCCATCCCTATCTCACTGCTGATTACAATCATGTTCATGTATTTTGCGGGACTGACCCTGAATATCATGACTCTGGCAGGACTGACCCTGGGGGTCGGGATGATTGTGGACTCCTCCATTGTTATACTGGAAAACATATTCCGCTATAGAGAAAAGGGTGCCAAACTTAAACCATCGGCCATCCTGGGTACCCAGGAAATGTTTATGGCTATCATGGCCTCCACTCTGACTACGGTCTGTGTATTTCTCCCCGTTCTGATGTTTAAGAAAGAACTGGAAATGATCGGAGTACTCTTTCAGGACCTGGCCTTTACCATTATTATCGCCCTGCTCTCCTCACTGCTTATTGCAATCACCCTGGTACCCGTACTGGCCAGCCAGTACATCACCATCTATACCAGAAAGCAGAGACCCCTTAAGTGGAAGTTTCTGAGAGGAATAGACAATGCTATGGAGCGCTTCTTCACAGGAATGGACAACGGTTATAAAAAATTGCTGGCATCCTGTCTGGACAATAAAGCTCTTGTAGTACTTGTTATTCTGGCACTCTTTATACTCAGTATCATGATGTTCCCGTCACTGGGTATTAACTTTATGCCCAACAGTGAAGAGGACTCAATCACCTTGAATATGGAGATGCCTGTGGGAACCAGGCTTGAGCTGACCCAGGAGTATATGAACCAGATTGCAGTCATTGCCTCCGACGAGGTGGACAGTGCAAAGGATATAATCATATCTACAGGTTCAGGCGGTTTTCTTGCTGCAGACGATGGAAGCAGGGGTACCCTGACTATGACTCTCAAGGATTATCAACTCCGTTCAGAAAGCAATGACGAGATAAAAGAGATTCTCCGAAGTCATTTTGACAGCTTCCCCTCTGCGACCTTCAGCTTCGGCAACTCCATGAATATGGGAGGATCCGCTTCACCAATCGATATCATCATTAAAACAGAGGATATGGATGAAGCCAGGCGGGTAGCCTTTGCCATAAAAGAGATGCTTATTGATCAGGTTCCGGAAGTGACCGAGCCCGATGTAAGTCTCTCAGAAGGACTGCCTCAGGCAGAGATTATCGTGGACCGTGAAAAAGCCTACTCCCTTGGTCTGAGTATTTACAGCATAGGTAATGAGATTTCAGCTAATGTGGACGGAAAAACTGCCTCCCGCTACAGGGTTGGGGGTGATGAATTCGATATCCTTGTAATCCTTAATAAAGAGGACCGCTCGGCTATTCCCGATCTGGAAAAAATCTTTGTTATGAACTCCATGGGTCAGAGAATCCCACTCTCCAGTGTGGCAACAATTGAGAAGACCTCAGGCCCTGTTGATATTGCCCGTGAAGACCAGTCCCGTGTTGTCCATGTAACCGGAGGCCTGAAGCCCGGTTTTGCAGCCAACCAGGTAGAACCAAAGGTCCGATCAATGATCAAAGAGAATATTATTGCCGATGATTCGGTCATTATCGACTTTAATGGTGACTATGCCGAAGTCCAGTCCTATATAATGAAGTTTATTGTTATCATGATTATCGCTGTTGTTCTGGTATTCGGTGTTATGGCCAGTCAGTTTGAATCACTGCGAGACCCGTTTATCATATTTTTCACCATTCCTTTGATGGCAATCGGAATTATATTCCTGTATAAAATCACAGGAGAAGCTATCAGTATGTATTCAGCCGTAGGGGTGATCATGCTGGCGGGTATTGTTGTAAACAACGGTATCGTTATGGTTGACTATACCAATATTCTCAGAGGCCGAGGACTTTGCATACGGGATGCCTGTATTGAAGCCGGAGGAAACAGACTCCGTCCTGTACTGATGAC from Oceanispirochaeta sp. M1 harbors:
- a CDS encoding efflux RND transporter periplasmic adaptor subunit, which gives rise to MSKKDKSAELNTDKEIKVKKKLSAGRMILIILLIGIVGFAAFTFLGMKDGKEGPKGGPDMTDENKETIFAVTTTEAVSGQIKDILKVNGDIIPDSSVDVYSDSSGKLSKLKVSLGDYVRKDEVIAEIDPSRPGMSYTANPVKATISGTITSLPFDVGATVSPQVPIATVGRLQSLQVRTFIPERFISRVKMGMTARLSFEAYPGEEFMAVVTELSPVVDSISRTMEIKLDLTDKDKRIKAGMYAKISLVTEVKEDIVRIPSDCIIIRFGETFVFTMDGEDHVSKRLISEGIRINGVSEIREGLEVGETIIYQGQTLLDDKAPVKVVRTVQPLK
- a CDS encoding efflux RND transporter permease subunit, which encodes MSISKTIVNRPTTILILFAILVGLGLYIVPQVPIDLYPEINPPILVIFTTYSGAGPEEIEQTTTRPLEGQMGNVSDVQRITSTSSEGLSMILLEFDWDTDLSAASQDVRDKLEFIKDFLPDDAANPQIFKFDPAMMPIMDLVVDGNRTPEEIRSIAEDQIQPYLEQIPGVATTIITGGREKVVRVEISQNRLEAYNLSITQVAQMLATQNLQIGAGSVEEGSKKYLIRTAGEYKSIEEISNAVISYKMSGGVTKDIRLRDIATVFEGYKDATNTVYINGEPGIYISIQKQSGVNSIETADNVVAKLEQINKNLPQDMSVQVINNTTDMIRGSLDQVTSSAITGAILAMVILFIFLRSVKSTLIIGLSIPISLLITIMFMYFAGLTLNIMTLAGLTLGVGMIVDSSIVILENIFRYREKGAKLKPSAILGTQEMFMAIMASTLTTVCVFLPVLMFKKELEMIGVLFQDLAFTIIIALLSSLLIAITLVPVLASQYITIYTRKQRPLKWKFLRGIDNAMERFFTGMDNGYKKLLASCLDNKALVVLVILALFILSIMMFPSLGINFMPNSEEDSITLNMEMPVGTRLELTQEYMNQIAVIASDEVDSAKDIIISTGSGGFLAADDGSRGTLTMTLKDYQLRSESNDEIKEILRSHFDSFPSATFSFGNSMNMGGSASPIDIIIKTEDMDEARRVAFAIKEMLIDQVPEVTEPDVSLSEGLPQAEIIVDREKAYSLGLSIYSIGNEISANVDGKTASRYRVGGDEFDILVILNKEDRSAIPDLEKIFVMNSMGQRIPLSSVATIEKTSGPVDIAREDQSRVVHVTGGLKPGFAANQVEPKVRSMIKENIIADDSVIIDFNGDYAEVQSYIMKFIVIMIIAVVLVFGVMASQFESLRDPFIIFFTIPLMAIGIIFLYKITGEAISMYSAVGVIMLAGIVVNNGIVMVDYTNILRGRGLCIRDACIEAGGNRLRPVLMTTLTTVLGMVPMAFSSGQGSELVKPFGQTVIGGLTVSTILTLFLVPVLYAVFNRKHDNKRGECSDSEDFISSPLLEESK